The following DNA comes from Castanea sativa cultivar Marrone di Chiusa Pesio chromosome 10, ASM4071231v1.
cagaaaacacaaaaaacacaaaaatacaaaataaaataagatatatataaaaaatccaGTGAAACACCTGTATCAAGAGATTTCAAACTATagataaataacttaaattttgatcaaaCCTCAAATGGGTAATGTACTaatgtgtcaaatttcaaaccatagaTAAACAATTTGAATTTTGGCCAAATCATAAgtgggtaaattgtaattttttcaaaaaattaaaatccaaaatttgactcattaaaaaactCATCAACCCGTTAGAAGCCAAACCATTTCAAACTGACCCATTGAGAAATGAGTATTCCCAAATCAAACTGAAAATCGCTAAGCCCAATCTGAGAGAAAGTGAGAGATAGAGACGAAATATTAGAGGATTTGTATGAACTAATTGAAGTACTGGCCTTGGATTTTTGCTTTTAAGTCCAATTATTGGAAATATTTCCATTTTGTTTCATTGATAAATCCACAACTGCAAACCATGCTAATTGAAACGAGGAGGCATGTGGGAAACACACATGGGGTATGTTAATAtcattgaaaatttgataaatcAAGAAAATGGGATTCGAAGATCCAAATAGTTGCACTCACACTAATGGGTATGTGACTGCACAGCATGGCACCAGTGGCTATGCGTGTGAGAGGACATTGGTCACGAGAGAAGGATGACGGGAGGGGCAGGATGGCGGTGTTAAGATTAGGGCTAGtaatttttaatgatatgagAATACCTGTTTGTCAACGGGTCAATTTGAAATGGTTTGGGCATTTGGcttctaatgatttttttttttttttttttttttttgtgtggctaaaatacaaaactcacCCTTTTAAGTTCCAcaatttgtcattttagtcctataaatttgggttttgtcatttcaatctGCTAAGTTTCATTACTTTCTAATTAAGTCTTCTATTAATGTGCCGTTAGTTTCTGCcgataacttttatttttttatttactacttaattttagaaaagatgttaattataaataataataaaaaaattagaaacccAAATGCTACAGCACCTTGCCAATCGACGAGGCCTCCATTGAATGCTCAACACTGTTAAAACTCATCCTTCCTCCGTTGCTTCTTCCGTTGACACTGCTGGCTCTACACCACAGACTCCATCTCTTATCTCGTCTCAACCACTGTTATGCCAGCACTAACAAAGTTGCAAAACGACACAAAAGAGAAGTATAATCTCACTACGAAACTTCAAATCAAAAGGATCAAAGCTGTGAAAAATAACAAACAGGTTTTAGATAAAAAGTGAAATAAGTCGATAAAAATTTTGGATCCGACCTagatgttttattaattttactataTACGCAGAAAGAGAAACTGAGGAAAATGTCTAAGGCAAAGATTCCACATATTATAACTCCCCTAtaagaaaccaaaaaacaatCAAATCATTGAGATGACCAAAGTGTTAAAAAGGAGCCGTACACAACTTTTTTGTTTATGACAATGAATATTTGCTACAATAAAAGTTTGTAAAACTTTATAGCCAATTAGCTCAATTAGcctcaaataaaaacaaagctaGTAGCCTGCACAAAATTCAGATTCAAatcaattgtaattatttttgaaacttaagAGACCAACAGTGTTCAGTAATTAAACTTTAGGGACCAATAGTGTAGTTACGACTTTTACTTTCTTCAagcataaaataatgacatttaTGCTTTCTCCAAGAATAAAATGATGAGATATATGCTTTCTTATAATTACAaccattaatttcttttaaataaaactaaccatttatgtttttcattcccccctctcctctctctctctccttagaCTTTatctctccatatttctctctcttcttcataacataaaaataaaaataaaaaataattataaataataataacgatttatgttttatgcttttctatatatataaaaaagaggtATATcttaatctctcttttttaattagCATATGAGTAAATTCCACCCCATTGCCTTTTGCAATATCTTATATGCACTTGTCTTTAAAGTGTTGGCAAACAGGTTGAAGAAAGTTTTACCCCATATTATTTTGGAATCTCAAAGTGCCTTTCTATCGGATAAAGCTATTTCCGATAACATCTTGGTGGCCTTTGAGACTTTACACCAtatgaagaggaaaaaaaaagaaaaagaaaattggataTATGGTTTTAAAATTGGACGTGAGCAAAGTTTATGATCGTTTGGAATGGGTATTCCTTCAAAGGATCATGAAGAAGATGGGCTTTCATTTGACTTGGATAGGCTGGATTTTGGAGTCTATAAAATCTGTGACCTATTAGATTTTAGTCAATGGCGAACCAAAAGGCCATATTATTCTCACACGAGGTATTCATCAAGGAGATCCTCTTTCCCCTTATCTTTTTCTATTATGCTTTGAAGGTCTAAATGGATTAATTGAACATGTAGCGGATGGTAAACATATTGAGAGTGTTTCTCTCTGTAAAAATAGCCCAAAGATCTCTCACatcttttttgcagatgatagcctCTTGTTTTGCCGAGCTAGAGTGGGGGGCGTGGAAAAAATTCAGGAGATATTGGGGAAATATGAACGGGCGTCgggacaaaaaataaattcgGACAAGACTACTCTATTTTTTAGCAATAATTCCTCTATTGCTACAAAGGAGGAAATAAAAAATCTGCTTGGGGTGTCCAAAATAAAGGAGTATGAAAGATATTTGGGTTTACCGGCGGTggtaggaagaaaaaaaaaaggcaagctTGAATTTCTTAAAAGATAGGGTGTGGGGTAAGCTCCAAGGatggaaagagaaaatattatcGCAAGTGGGTAAAGAAGTTCTTTTGAAAGCGGTGGTCCAAGCCATTCCTACGTTTGCCATGAGTTATTTTTGATTGCCAATCGGTCTTTGCCAAGATATTGAGATgctcatttgaaaattttggtatgGACAAAGGGGTGATAGGAGAAAAATTCATTGGGCAAACTGGGAGGTCTTATGTCAACCAAAGAGCGAGGGGGGATTGGGCTTTAAAGATCTTTGCAAATTTAATAAAGCCATATTGGCTAAACAGGTGTGGAGATTGATACATGATAAGGAGTCTCTATTTTATAGAGTTTTTAAGGCGAAGTATTTTCCAAATAGCTTAATTTTGGAAGCTAAACCTTCTACCGGCTCTTTCTCATGGAAGAGTATGCTGTGGTCCAGGGATTTAATTGAAAAAGGAGCCATCCAGAGAATCGGTAGCGGTGAATCTGTTCGGATATATGAAGATGCTTGGCTACCAAGTCCTGAAGGCAGAATCAGCTCTCCAGCTTTACACCTAGCACCAGATTCCACTGTGGATTCTCTGATAAATTCTACAACAGGTTGGTGGAACATCAAtctaattgatttttgtttttatccaCCTGAAGCAAAACTTATCAAGTCTCGTCCCCCACAGCCTGATACCTTAGTTTGGAGAGCAGAAAAATCGGGCAACTACTCAGTGAAGTCAGGTTATAAACTTCTCTGTGAACTTCATACTCTTGATACAAATCGACCACAAGTCTCAGAATCACAGAGGGGTTTTTGGAAAAGCATCTGGAAGTTGAAGGTCCCACAAGATCAAGCATTTTCTTCGGAAGGCATGCATTAATTCGCTGCCTACAAAAGAAAATCTACTGAAGTGAAAAATTCTTCAAGATTCGGTTTGTCCTCGCTGCTCTGGAGAATCGGAGACTGTTGTGCATGCTTTGTGGAGTTGTGCCTGCATCAAAGTGGTCTGGGAAACTGATTTCGACTGGGTGGATAGGAGCTCAGCAACTTCTGATTCTTTCTTGGATGTATACAAAAAATCCGATCCAAACCTGCCTTACTATCCTTGTTTGCAGCGACGGCTTGGTCACTTTGGTATCAGAGAAATAAATCTCGCCTCCAAGACACCCTGCCCCTTCGCAATATTGCTGGTTTTGCAAAGAACTACCTCAGCGAATTCAGGGGCTGGAAAATCCTCCTTCCCACAGATGACGGGCTGTTCCTCACAGGTGGCTACCTCCTGTAGCGGGCTTGGTGAAGACAAATTATGATGGAGCAATGTACGGAGAGTCAGACAAAGCGGGAATAGGTGTGGTAATTCGGAATAGTGAGGGTCAGGTGTTGGATGCCCTATCCGAGCAGATTGTGAAACCTCCAACAGTGGAAATCCTGGAGCTTCTTGCTGCCCGGCAAGCTGTCACTTTTACTGCAGAATTGGGTCATGCTcagtttgtttggattttgaatCTGTTGTCAACTCATTAAAGGGATCAGGCATGGAAAATTCTAGGGGAGGGCATCTCATCAGGGATATCATATCTCAATCAAACTCATTTCAGAGTATTTTTTTCGCTCATATAGGTCAGCAAGGCAATGCAGTTGCACATGCCTTAGCCCAACGAGCGAGACAATCTTTTTCTTCGCAAATCTGGTTGGAGTGTGTTCCACTGAATATTATCTCTTTTGTTTTGGATGATTGTCCCAATTCTTGATTAATAAAAACAGCAAGtattcatttctcaaaaaaaaaaaaaaaaaaaaaagattgcacACACTGAGAACTCTTTGGCTTCTGTAATCAAATTTCAGGTTAGAATATAGATATCTGCAAACTTCTACTTTGTCCATTTCCtatttttaataccatttttattttggtaagtATTCTTAATACCagtgtttcttcttttatttttattttcgttATATGTACAACTTTGGGAATGAAGATGTAACATATGCTAATGTATATAAGGATTAAAGTAAAATATTGGGTCTTATGAAAATGTTCCAAAATTCTTTGATATGTCGGGTTTGACACTGTTGTCTATTGGATGAAGGAAAATGGTTTTATATGATGCTATGAACATGTATATATGGGGTATGTATTTGTGcattatatgtatgtgtgtgtatggaCCCCATGATTTGGTttataatgatatatttttaattaagtttacaTTGATGGcacaaatattctttttttctttattttcaaacCTAGGTTGTTTGACATGCATAACCCATTTGTGGAGAGATTTCGTGAATTATCTCAAAGTCCAAATTTACATAAATGTAAACTCCTCATCTTAAATAgacagtttttatttatttatttattttaaatggtAATTAAATGACAGTTCTTTAAGTCCCAAGAAATAGACAATTTCACATACATAAGAGAAATTATACAGTCCTCTAGTGGACCACGTCACTTGTCTATCGTTCTACTAAAAAACTgccacttgtttaaaattgttgagtcaTTAATCAAtttctgttttaaaaaaatttctaactcaTCAATTTTAAACAGGTGTAAGTCTTTTAGTGAAATGGTAGATCACGTCACTTGTCCTGGTCCACCATGAGAACCTTACAATTTCTCTATACATAGAGCTATGCAATATCATCACAaggtaaattcaaatattcCTTCCACAAGTATACGCTTCATATATATTGTACCTATCATTGTTGTGTACGTTTTAAAGTGTCTATTAATAACACAAAAGTAACACATTTTGTATTTCTACTCATAGGTTTATGGTAAATACTGCTGGAAAGCAATTAGAATGGGCGACACAAAACACTACTCCACCAACTTCTGTACCATAACCCgcataatttttaacaatactAGCCTTTGAGCATGCACTCACATGCGTGCTCAGAGgcacttctatttttttttagtaaaaattaataatttgcatccattataaaTTGGgttactatatttttcaatcacaaaaatacctaaGGATGTGATAAGTGTTATGCGTggaaaaatgttaataattttaatatttggtacaaacgcataacactcatcacacccctaggtatttttgtgattgaaaaatatagtaacCCAATTTATGAttgatacaaattattaatttttataaaaaaaaaaaatagaagagcctctgagcacgcactTACGTGtgtgtgctcagaggctagtctCTAATTATGCTTTTGTTCATCACATAACTATTATTCACTCATACTTCTCTATTTTCTGAGTTTGCAGTTTGTAGCTTTTTTAATTTGTGGGGTTCTAATTTCAAAGtccagttttgcattttaattaattttgattgtgtttgtgattttggatCCTTGAGTTCAATGTTGACACCATGAAACGAAGCAATTTCAAGCCCTCTCCAACAATCACCACCAATGTCTTCTTTCACAGGTACCTTCTTTTCTCATTCTTTGACTCATTGGAACAGCAGCAatttcatgtttatttatttagttggttGGATTTTCATGACCAACAAACTTAATACCAAATCAAGTAAGTTGGGGTACTTTAAGTGAGTAGGATATATTCTTGATGAGTTAATGTAGAGCATTAgatcaattaaattttagtagtgaataattttaaactcaTCCAAGTATCTATAATgtaaatatttacaaaattaaattcaaaaataaaaaacaaaaaaaaagaatctgaaTACTAATATTAAAGTTTGGGCACTATAGCAGATTTGCATAAGCATGTACTCTTCATGTCTCTATTAAGGtaactttctctctttttttatttataaaaaatatcaaaagaagTTCTTGATTGAATATTCCTTGGTATTGGATTtggattgtaaatttttgtatcaTTGCTATTTTTATAGGTTGGTAGAAGCCACACAGAGGGTTGGATTTCATGAAGCATAGGTATATGCCATTTCATATTCTGATTCACATAAAAATTTTGCATTCTAATTTTTGGCTTATCTCTTCCATGTTCAACAAGAACCCAAGTAGTCAAGTACTCAATTGCTACAATATGGATGTAACagccatattatatatatatatatatatatatatatatatatatatatatatatattgtaatttgGCAAAGAAGAATTATTTGATGACCTCTATTTAGAAGTCTCATGCGTGTTGGGTTCTCTGTATGACAACAAATTACGTTTGCTTTTATGAGTTGTCATTCAGTATTTGCTTCCTTGTAtctagtttatatttggttttcttacttggttacaaaactttAAGGTGTACAAAAGTATTAGCTTCTCACAAAATATATGAGTTCTAAGTCTTTGTTTCCGTTCttgatgacttttaaaataagctttatatattgCTAGGGTTGTAAAGAGAGAAATCCTAATCATTCAAGTCATCATGGGCCGAAATCTAGATTTGAGAATTTTAAATTCGTAAGTATCGATAGATCGAGCTTGTGTTGAGAAATTTGCTTCATTAAATCCCAATAGATACTAGTGTCGAGCTTTATTgaattagctttttttttacttatttcttggatcaatcttcatgtctttaatgattCCACTTGATGTCTTTGAGCAACATACTTCTTGATAcattaaacccaacttagatctatccaattacaagtaaagtacgttttgtcaaaggttAGGccaaaacataaagaaaaaaaaatgaccctaaaaatcttcccctttggcaagccgtgacaaaaccacaaacaaaaattatgaaagaaGTATAAAACAACAATCATAGAACATTTAAGtaacatttaaaatatataaaatgcttCATTTTAATCTTCGCCTTAAGTCCAAAATTCATAGAACTCCCTCTACCAACAACAAGAGCTTCCTAAACCCCCAACTTTCATTCACTTAACTGAAATTTATGATTAAACTACTACTTAACAACGTTAATCAATGAAACTAATATATAACTTCAATctagtttaattattttattgaaccTGGTGTGGAATCGCCATTATTATTACACATTCATTATTGGTCTTGCTATTTATCTAATTATCCCTTCTTTGGAATAAAACATTCacttcccttaaaaaaaaaatgcttttaaaaaatcttgaatttctaTTTTACCCTCCCTAAATTTGCCATCCACACCACCATCTCATaggaaatttgaaacttttttacttttgagctttttaaaaacccttttttttagcCATTCATGGTAgattaatgtaaataatttgaattttatttaaaaataaatgggaagtgagtataaataattttatatttaaaaaaaaaaaaaaaaaacagctcaTTGCAATTtcctataatattttttgttgtggtcTTAACTAACAAATAAATAGATATAGCTATGTACAAacctcaaaaacaaaagcaaaaatgcaaaacccTCCTCAAAACCTcaacactctcactctctctctcaaaaacccACTTCCATTTTATCCCCTATTTTCTTCGCTTCCCCCAAATCCAATGCCCCAATTCTCTCAAAACCCATTTCTCTGTTCACTGCTCCGCTCGAGCAGGAGCAGGAGGGGGACGAGGGCGAGGAGGCAAGAAGAAGCAGCTGAAAAAGCAAGGAGGCAGCGGTTCAGGAGGCCGCATAGAGGTTTATTTTGAAGGAAGCTAGAAGCTTGAGTGGTTTATTTACCTTTTGAGCTATGTGGTTAGTGTCAGTTAACACAGGTTTGATCGGTGTTTTTGTTTCCATAATTTTGGAAATGTTTACTAGTTAATTGGTATGTTTTTCTTGAGCTCTGTACTCTATGTATCTAATAAGGTTTATTTCTAGAGTATTTTTCTATGACCCTAAAACCATACAAGAAGTTGTCACCCTTAAGAATGGACtatgttggacattcttgttttAGATGATTTTGGTGCCTGCGTTTTACCAAGTAATAGAGTATTTGGCATGAGCCAGACACTAATCTTTGTTGATCAGTTGTATGATTGTTATCTAGTCTCTGTGTGAGAAATCCAAAGCCTCTTAATGCTTATAATGTATATAGGCATCATTTTGCTGACATGATTTGATCCTTTTACACAGCTGTCTCCAATACAAGTACAACACCAGAACCCCTCTccgtctctctctctatggCAGTCGTGGATTTTGTTATATGATTTAAGATACTTGATGATCCCTCTCTTTGCAGctttcaattcaaaacaaaggcATTATCTGTCAAAGATTTTATCAGCATTGATGCAAGTTTATCAGAATTAGACCAATGTTTTCTAAGGATGAAATGCAAAATAGAGGATTTGCACATGCCAAAACCATATACTATTTAAGGTTGTTAAGATTATATTTTAGAGCTGCTTTAACGTGCTGGATGATTCCATTGTTAACGAATGTTCTATGGTTCTTATTGAGTTAATGCCATGATacaaaggaattttttttaatctatttctTAGTTCATACTCAATGTGAAGCTAGTGATCCTGGAACAAATGGCATCTCATCACCCTATAAGGAAGGTGAGGTCAGGGACTCAATACGTGCAGGTGTGAGTTGCGTTGTCTATTTTAGctatcaaaataaagaaattcgTGGTGTATCCGGTGGCAGTGTCAAAAAAAACTAAGTTCACAATAACCTAATCTGCAGAAACTTCAAGATGATCCACACATGTTAGGgacgaagaacaaagaacatGAGGACAAACATAATGTTCCGATGATTCAGAAAAACAAAGTAGGTGGCTCCAAGTCTGAACCTAGGTataacccttttcttttttcaatggATTTCgctgtcaatgtaaaacaaatcCATCTTAAACTTGTGAATGAGATCCAGTTAAAATATGTACATGGCAAAAATTTTAgtgttatatataaaattctgaTTATCAAGGATATAGTTATAACTATCAATCTATCATGTTATAAGATGTCTAGCTTTTGGTTAAATGTTAAATACCTTAAATTATTAAATCAAGCAGATCTCACTTGAGCGTAATTGTCGGTCATCAAAGAATATACTCAAGCAACCATCCCTTCTCAATCTTATCATTGTTATATATGGTTACCTAGAAAGGGAATTTAGTCAAGAAGTTCATGGAAATTATGAACTCAAAAAGAGTGCGAAAAGTGTTTGATTTCAGGTCAATGTAATTCAGGTGAGATAGAAATTACTTTTGAGTCTTTGtttccatatttttatttacttataagtATTAACTCAATTACTTTAGGCCAGTATCATGCTTCAAGCATTCCAAAGATTGACCACGACAGCCATTCCCAACTTTATACAGAGAAGCAAATAACTGAACCGATTCTATGGCATCAACAATCTGTTTATGgtattttgtgtcaaatgagaaGTCAGCACGTTACCCGGGCTTCCCATCTGCCATCAACTAAGGATGTCCTAATATTTTTGCTACACTAGGCAAAGTTAACAATGAGAATCTTCGTCTATACTTCATTACTTTGCATCTTTCTCGGTTCGGTATTCTTCATTAATGATGGTCTCATCATCATTTGCATTTGTTCACTTATGGTTCACTGTTGGATGGAAAATAGCCAACAATATTCATGCTAGAAGTATTGTTAGTTGAAAGTTGACTTGAAAGTCATTTTATTGATAAGAATACATGCACTGAACCAAAAGAAAACTTAGAAATCTTTATTCCCCAATATAACCACCCACACCCCCAAACAGTACTAGGTGCTGATCTGCACCTACTCTTCCTTCATCAATAACTTGATATTGTACAATATCTGAAAAATTTTCAGTATCAGCAGCATTCACAACATATTCAGTCtcattaattgttttaatttgcCTGCAatatgcatcatatttggtgtTTTCTTCTAACCTTTCACTATACCCAGAGCCCATGGGAGGGCTAGGCACATCAGGAGGACTAAAAACCTCTCCTCCCCATTCAACGTAATTAGCACCGTCTCCTAAAGCAGTGAATACATTTTTTGGCCAAAATCCGATTACAGTTTCATCTTGACCAAATTTTAGAAACCAGTTTCCATTGCTAGAATCCTATCATTCATgagaaaaaacacaaactcaggAAGTAAGAACAAATTATGTGCTTTTTTTGGTATCATACTTGATGCACAAAGAGGTTAGTACGAAAGAAACACACCCACACATCTATATAAACACATGTATCTatttatttacccaaaaaagcATTAACTGCAAGTCAAATTGCTGTTCTGGTGTTGAAATTGACTCTAAAGGAATGCCGAGAGGAATATCCGTCCTCACAGGAATTAGTGAATTGCATAATGTATCGAAGCATGAGGATTTAACTGTCTGTAGATAGAAAcatcaaatattaaaagttaGGTAAATAGCGCAGTTTATTACATAATTAATAGAACAACGtatgaatagaaaaaaaaaatattaattacttttgtAAATGTGTATAATCTGGTACGAGTATCGTTGTACAAGGTTGGATTTACCTAAGACAAAAAGAAATGAGTATTAGATTTAACAAGCTCATATACGTACATAAATACATattgtaaactttttttctCTATCACTTACTGTCCATCCAACTTCTATGCTATCTGGATAATTTTGAACCTTTATGCGAGCAGAACTTTATTGAGTTCCTTTGACTTTTGGGTTATATATGCTGATGCTTGCAGAACCTCCATGGTACACgttgttcttattttttgtcCCCACTATAGCATGCtgagaaaaatatataacattttaaatcaatcatttgaaaattatttataaaagaaaatgtgtAATTATTCTTAGTATTACTCCTCCAGCTCTAGTTGCACATTGAGTATGTGTGTGCTTATGCACTCCAAGCCAAATTACTAATAATCAATCACACCATAATTAACAGCAAActcatgtatatattttttgtgatttatatgttaaatttgTAGGAAACTATAAATATATTTGCATGTCAATGAAGTCAACTACAActacaacacaaaatatatgtaaatgtatgaaataaataaaaataaattagagtgTAGCAATGATAACTCACATGAGTACCAGGTTTATCAACGGTAAGTGGtttatattttgagttatgTATCTTTGTAGCTAACTTTGCCCTTTTGAGATCAGCCATGGTATTTCTCCTAATGGGAACCATACCAACTGGACAACCTTTACCATTTAGCCAAAAATTAGATGGATTAAATAGTGGTGAAGACTTTTGGTCTCTGATTCCTTCAGGGTTGGAGGCAGATCTCACCTGtacattaattaattcaatattGAAGTAAGTGTTACttttcttcatttaaaaaaaaaaaactaaaaaaaaaaaaaaaactaaaaaattagaaaaacgTGACATAGAAATAGAAGTTTACTGGAAAATCATAAATATGGCTCTTGAGTGAATAATAATTGAAGAACAGTTGTTCATAGAGATTTATGCAATCGTATGTATCGCCATACTTTGTCTACAAATCACAAAATCATTTTGTCATTATAATATATAGCTGCAACATTATTTCttcaacataaatatatatacacacacataaatagaaatttttatCTCACCTGAATAGTTTTCTTGGCTAACttatttaaaaacttaagtTGCCTTTTCAGGTCCATGTGATCTTCTCGATATATTCTCTTGCAACCAACCTCATTACTGCTAAAAGAGAAACAATGTGAACAAAACCAGTAAGACAATCATTTTAGCCATTGGTATGTGATCTATACCACAACCCATGTGTGTTGTCATTTATATACCCACATATTAAATACAGTTGTTCTGTCATTTGTATCTCCTTCATATTcctataaaaaagaaacttattaattataaataaattgttaaattctcattataatgaaatttatttgtaGTTAAGTTGTGGTAAATAAAAAGGcataaactttaatttttatggagATTTGGATTCTTGCATTTAACTTTAATCTTtattctcttctcaaaaaaaaaaaaatctcaccatGACATAAATAGGTATATTACTTATGTGAATAAATGGGTTATAATTATCATTAGTATTGATATATATTTGGTGTCTTTGTAGCCCCTTATAGGAAGTGGTGCCACTTTCTATAATATTTGGAGTGATTATGTAGGCTTTCTATAAAACTGGCCAACTAAAAATCTCATGTGAACACCTTGATTATCTAGG
Coding sequences within:
- the LOC142613498 gene encoding uncharacterized protein LOC142613498, translating into MGRLSNADFSFDTKYQKQIVDAIESVQLFSSLFKVGNGCRCQSLECLKHDTGLNSNEVGCKRIYREDHMDLKRQLKFLNKLAKKTIQVRSASNPEGIRDQKSSPLFNPSNFWLNGKGCPVGMVPIRRNTMADLKRAKLATKIHNSKYKPLTVDKPGTHVNPTLYNDTRTRLYTFTKTVKSSCFDTLCNSLIPVRTDIPLGIPLESISTPEQQFDLQLMLFWDSSNGNWFLKFGQDETVIGFWPKNVFTALGDGANYVEWGGEVFSPPDVPSPPMGSGYSERLEENTKYDAYCRQIKTINETEYVVNAADTENFSDIVQYQVIDEGRVGADQHLVLFGGVGGYIGE